The Panicum virgatum strain AP13 chromosome 5K, P.virgatum_v5, whole genome shotgun sequence genome has a window encoding:
- the LOC120706346 gene encoding T-complex protein 1 subunit beta-like, whose product MERVLKGDAVEEKGERARMAAFIGAMAIADLVKTTLGPKGMDKILQSTGRGRSVTVTNDGATILKSLHIDSPAAKVLVDISKVQDDEVGDGTTSVVVLAGELLREAEKLVNMKIHPMTIIAGFRMAAECARNALLQRTMDNKENTDKFRADLMNIAMTTLSSKILSQDKEYFAELAVDAVLRLKGSTNLEAIQILKKPGGSLKDSFLDEGFILDKKIGIGQPKRIENAKILVANTAMDTDKVKIYGARVRVDSMSKVADIEAAEKQKMREKVQKIIAHGINCFVNRQLIYNFPEELFADAGILAIEHADFEGIERLALVTGGEIASTFDNPESVKLGHCKVIEEIMIGEDRLIHFSGVEMGQACTIVLRGASEHVLDEAERSLHDALCVLSQTVNDTRVLFGGGWPEMVMAKEVDELARKTPGKKSHAIEAFSRALQAIPTTIADNAGLDSAELISQLRAEHHKDNSTAGIDVITGSVGDMQKLGIQESFKVKQAILLSATEAAEMILRVDEIITCAPRRREDRM is encoded by the exons GCAGCTTTTATCGGAGCCATGGCAATTGCGGATTTGGTCAAGACCACATTGGGACCAAAAGGAATG GATAAGATCTTGCAATCAACTGGCAGAGGCCGGAGTGTTACTGTTACAAATGATGGGGCTACCATTTTGAAGTCGCTTCACATTGACAGTCCTGCCGCGAAGGTCCTTGTTG ACATATCGAAAGTTCAAGATGATGAAGTTGGTGATGGAACAACTTCTGTTGTTGTTTTGGCTGGAGAGCTTTTGAGGGAGGCTGAGAAGTTGGTTAACATGAAGATTCATCCCATGACTATTATTGCAG GTTTCAGAATGGCAGCTGAGTGTgctagaaatgctttgctacaAAGGACCATGGACAACAAAGAAAATACAG ATAAGTTCAGAGCTGATCTCATGAACATTGCTATGACTACCCTTAGTTCAAAAATTCTTTCCCAGGACAAGGAGTACTTTGCTGAACTTGCAGTTGATGCTGTATTAAGGCTTAAG GGTAGCACCAACCTGGAAGCCATTCAAATTCTGAAGAAACCTGGAGGATCTCTTAAGGACTCCTTTTTGGATGAAGG GTTCATTCTTGACAAGAAAATTGGCATTGGGCAACCTAAGAGAATTGAAAATGCCAAAATTTTGGTCGCAAACACTGCTATGGACACAGATAAAGTTAAGATCTACGGGGCACGTGTCCGGGTGGATTCAATGTCTAAGGTTGCAGATATTGAAGCTGCTGAAAAGCAGAAAATGAGAGAGAAGGTGCAGAAGATTATAGCACATGGGATCAACTGTTTTGTCAACAGGCAATTAATCTATAACTTCCCTGAAGAACTCTTTGCTGATGCTGGTATACTTGCAATTGAGCATGCTGATTTTGAGGGCATTGAACGGCTAGCTCTTGTCACTGGTGGTGAGATCGCATCGACTTTTGATAATCCGGAGTCTGTTAAGCTTGGGCACTGCAAGGTTATTGAAGAGATTATGATCGGGGAGGACAGGCTAATTCATTTCTCTGGGGTTGAGATGGGACAGGCTTGCACCATTGTCCTGCGGGGAGCGAG TGAGCATGTGCTTGATGAGGCTGAGAGGTCCTTGCATGACGCCCTATGCGTGCTGTCCCAGACAGTGAACGACACCCGTGTCTTGTTCGGGGGTGGATGGCCTGAAATGGTGATGGCCAAAGAAGTCGATGAACTTGCAAGGAAGACCCCTGGGAAGAAATCTCATGCTATCGAGGCTTTCTCCCGTGCCCTGCAAGCCATCCCAACGACCATAGCTGACAATGCTGGTTTGGATAGTGCTGAGCTCATCTCTCAGCTCCGGGCTGAGCACCACAAGGACAACAGCACTGCTGGAATTGATGTCATCACGGGCAGC GTTGGAGACATGCAGAAGCTGGGGATTCAAGAGTCTTTCAAGGTGAAGCAGGCCATCCTTCTGTCCGCGACGGAGGCGGCAGAGATGATCCTCAGGGTCGACGAGATCATAACCTGCGCCCCGCGCAGAAGAGAGGACAGGATGTGA
- the LOC120706347 gene encoding uncharacterized protein LOC120706347 isoform X1 gives MSSLNQIRIYYGMGEAVNGPLGADLSPFAHITVEHPNPDRASIRDLKDWFVAMFQLDGNMYSVTVQCLYITDINPVIYVLRVADRTYKWRKWVEWCRRCNVQLTILVQPCRKEVVGEASSLQPAEKESGCCGDVPLDQLEIREEGGTQREEIDIDGVADGGERVQGIVEDVAAVDRNTIEEEKNLNMEDNMDDEDEEEDDNMARQAPIPEEWNRSDVSSMEAMDMHDSRYQYGCNMIQQEQLFPNKQELKDTVPRWAVMSLREVFVKVSSPSKCSVKCRVPGCTFYVHAYKPKNEIHWIASIVQNHGCTLQNLGKRHHNLTASMIANELCSEIIEKRDIECSFIQRAVRRQYKYEITYQQAWRAKQIALEKRWGSYEASYCNLPRVLEILKERNPGTYTAFKESVYNGQPNVFRHAFLSLGPCIESFKHCRPVLCVDGTFLTGKYKGQILTAIGVDANQQILPLAFAFVENENKESWLWFLRHLKVGVVQDRPNVCLIHDRLAGLLSAVKSLQEDADEPFPWPDLQSRWCMHHMEVNFYKKFRSKKLMDMFKLLCSQNQEGKFNALWKELDDLTQAHINEMSKKSPTDENPRVTPGLPPLGEGLDDPNVRRRMGRNIKCFSHWIEAEPKEKWSLLFDRLGARWGIMTSNLPEVYNWVIRGLRGLPLIAIIEGMLYGIIKYYQKRHAAAVLHSATVQTPFCNKMYKWLEKSITKSSQHIVLAMGTHDNRFQITVRAKGVERETTLVTHEVNLGRQFNGWVECTCNKPKLLHVPCSHVLASLSHVGVSSMGYISPFYLKENVEQTWTGEFYGFMARGQFSVYNTDLPICLPPMDLLRDCHGKGGRPQTRRSSWGILS, from the exons ATGTCAAGCCTAAATCAGATTCGGATATATTATGGTATGGGAGAGGCCGTTAATGGGCCGTTGGGGGCTGATTTGAGTCCGTTTGCTCATATCACCGTTGAACATCCAAACCCTGACCGTGCGAGCATAAGGGATCTCAAGGATTGGTTCGTGGCAATGTTTCAACTAGATGGAAATATGTATTCGGTCACTGTTCAATGCCTGTATATTACGGACATTAATCCAGTCATATATGTGCTGCGAGTTGCAGATCGAACTTATAAGTGGAGGAAATGGGTAGAGTGGTGCAGGCGGTGCAATGTTCAGTTAACTATTCTGGTCCAGCCATGTCGAAAAGAGGTGGTCGGTGAGGCAAGCTCATTGCAGCCGGCCGAGAAAGAGAGCGGTTGCTGTGGTGATGTGCCACTGGACCAATTAGAGATCAGAGAGGAAGGTGGCACTCAGAGGGAGGAAATTGATATTGATGGTGTCGCTGATGGTGGAGAAAGAGTCCAAGGGATTGTTGAAGATGTAGCAGCCGTTGATCGCAACACCattgaagaagagaaaaacctGAATATGGAGGACAACATGgacgatgaagatgaagaagaagatgataaTATGGCCAGGCAGGCTCCTATTCCTGAAGAATGGAATAGGTCAGATGTATCGAGTATGGAAGCTATGGACATGCATGACTCTCGGTACCAATATGGTTGCAACATGATTCAGCAGGAGCAATTATTTCCAAATAAGCAAGAATTAAAGGACACGGTGCCACGGTGGGCGGTGATGTCATTAAGAGAGGTGTTTGTGAAGGTTTCAAGCCCATCAAAATGCAGTGTGAAGTGCAGAGTGCCCGGCTGCACCTTCTATGTACATGCATACAAGCCGAAGAATGAGATCCATTGGATTGCTTCTATAGTGCAGAATCACGGTTGCACGCTACAAAACTTAGGGAAGAGGCATCATAACTTGACAGCGTCTATGATTGCGAATGAACTATGTAGTGAGATAATTGAGAAGAGGGACATTGAGTGCTCCTTTATCCAGCGAGCAGTTCGTAGACAATACAAATATGAAATTACATATCAACAAGCTTGGCGGGCGAAACAAATTGCACTCGAGAAGCGCTGGGGctcatatgaggcatcatattgCAACCTTCCTCGTGTGCTTGAAATTCTGAAGGAAAGGAACCCTGGCACGTACACCGCATTTAAGGAATCGGTCTACAATGGACAACCAAATGTGTTTAGACATGCTTTCCTATCTTTGGGCCCTTGCATTGAGTCATTCAAGCATTGTCGACCCGTACTTTGTGTGGACGGGACCTTCTTGACGGGGAAGTATAAAGGGCAGATACTAACTGCAATTGGAGTTGATGCAAACCAACAGATACTTCCGTTAGCTTTTGCCTtcgttgagaatgagaacaagGAAAGCTGGCTATGGTTTCTTAGGCATCTTAAGGTTGGTGTGGTGCAGGATCGGCCAAACGTTTGTCTCATTCATGATCGACTTGCTGGCTTATTATCGGCGGTGAAGTCTTTGCAAGAGGATGCAGATGAGCCGTTTCCTTGGCCTGACCTgcagagtaggtggtgcatgcaTCATATGGAGGTGAATTTCTATAAGAAATTTAGAAGCAAGAAGTTGATGGATATGTTCAAGCTATTGTGCTCCCAAAACCAAGAGGGCAAGTTTAATGCACTGTGGAAAGAGTTAGATGACCTGACTCAGGCTCACATCAATGAGATGAGTAAGAAGTCACCGACAGATGAAAACCCCAGGGTGACACCTGGACTACCGCCGCTCGGTGAAGGGCTAGATGATCCAAATGTGCGACGGCGAATGGGCCGGAACATCAAGTGCTTCTCTCACTGGATAGAGGCGGAGCCCAAGGAGAAGTGGTCATTGCTCTTTGACAGATTAGGTGCTAG atGGGGCATCATGACTTCAAACCTACCAGAGGTTTATAATTGGGTTATAAGAGGTTTGCGTGGTCTGCCTCTAATTGCAATCATAGAAGGTATGTTGTATGGCATCATAAAGTACTATCAAAAGCGCCATGCAGCGGCAGTTCTTCATAGCGCAACAGTGCAGACACCCTTTTGCAACAAGATGTATAAATGGCTAGAGAAATCTATTACTAAGTCATCACAACACATAGTGCTTGCAATGGGTACGCATGACAACCGTTTTCAGATAACTGTGAGAGCAAAAGGAGTAGAAAGGGAGACAACCCTTGTCACTCATGAAGTAAACCTCGGGCGGCAGTTTAATGGATGGGTGGAATGCACATGTAATAAGCCAAAGCTTTTACATGTTCCTTGCTCACATGTGCTGGCCTCGCTTTCCCATGTTGGAGTTTCGAGTATGGGTTATATCTCTCCCTTTTACTTGAAAGAAAACGTCGAGCAAACATGGACTGGTGAGTTTTATGGATTCATGGCACGTGGACAATTCTCAGTTTACAATACAGACTTGCCAATATGCCTTCCGCCAATGGACTTGCTTCGTGACTGCCATGGAAAAGGGGGACGTCCTCAAACAAG GAGAAGCTCGTGGGGGATCCTGTCTTAA
- the LOC120706347 gene encoding uncharacterized protein LOC120706347 isoform X2: MALRQALGWSEGEVMRPESKPCSRLMRQTAGIFTLAFWVLGRLHYGPRITVPRSLRWASCGAISTSSTSALLVRLFSPECEPQNIAAYDKQEHKAE, from the exons ATGGCACTCCGGCAAGCCCTCGGATGGTCAGAAGGGGAGGTGATGCGGCCCGAGTCCAAGCCTTGCTCGCGGCTGATGCGACAGACTGCTGGCATCTTCACCCTTGCCTTCTGGGTGCTCGGCCGCCTGCACTACG GTCCAAGAATAACGGTCCCAAGGAGCCTCAGGTGGGCGTCATGCGGAGCAATCTCAACGAGCTCAACATCAGCCCTGCTCGTGCGGCTCTTCAGCCCGGAGTGCGAACCGCAGAATATAGCAGCTTATGACAAGCAGGAACACAAGGCTGAATAG
- the LOC120706348 gene encoding 5'-nucleotidase domain-containing protein 4-like isoform X2: MADAAELVRLLRLRAAQRPSPPQRPGPSPRAQRLLRALPRRRRPPLSLRCRALDASGPAAVEGERGEEDVFEDEEESYFSVTSSGLSQVDYLGQSTRGDLNVRRERLEALGGNGESTLHGPIEEIAWKEAEEAETLLHDLGIADPFSVRHSPRGIFCTRTLNLRSISVIGYDMDYTLIHYNVMAWEGRAYDYGMDNLKSMGFPVDDLKFDPDLVIRGLIIDKEKGNLVKPDRFGYIKRAMHGTQMLSTPSVSEIYGRELVDLRKESRWEFLNTLFSVSEAVMFMQMVDKLDQGLVPAELGPLDYKGLYNAVSKALFRAHVEGQLKREIMAEPERFVEPDPELPLALLDQKEAGKKLLLITNSDYHYTNKMMNHAFNRFLPNDVSWRDLFEMVIVSARKPEFFQLSHPLYEVVTDDGLMRPCFKANSGGLYSGGSAQMVEKSLNIHGDEILYVGDHIYTDVSQSKVHLRWRTALICRELEDEFDALVQSHGQKEKLVALIQQKEIVGDLFNQLRLAQQRRSNSRPAQTLAATCMDDQELTESMQKLLIVMQRLDEKIGPMLESDGELFNKRWGWLSRAGLWDKSHLTRQIEKYADIYTSRVSNFLHYTPFMYFQSQEQTLAHDAHSYFREESIKVQ, from the exons ATGGCGGACGCCGCGGAGCTCGtgcgcctcctccgcctccgggcCGCGCAGCGGCCGTCGCCTCCGCAGCGCCCCGGACCGTCCCCGCGGGCGCAGCGCCTTCTCAGAgctctcccccgccgccgccgccctccgctctCGCTCCGTTGCCGCGCGCTCGACGccagcgggccggcggcggtggagggggagCGTGGCGAGGAGGACGTgttcgaggacgaggaggagtcCTACTTCTCGGTCACCTCGTCGGGGCTCTCGCAGGTGGATTACCTTGGGCAGAGCACCAGGGGGGATTTGAACGTGCGGAGGGAGCGCCTCGAGGCGCTTG GTGGGAATGGCGAGTCAACACTGCATGGTCCTATTGAAGAGATTGCATGGAAAGAAGCGGAAGAAGCTGAAACATTACTTCATGACTTGGGAATTGCA GACCCATTTTCAGTAAGACACTCTCCTCGTGGAATTTTCTGCACCAGGACACTAAATCTTCGATCCATCAGTGTGATTGGCTATGATATGGATTACACATTAATTCATTACAACGTGATG GCCTGGGAAGGGCGTGCATATGATTATGGGATGGACAACCTTAAGAGCATGGGTTTCCCAGTTGACGACCTTAAATTTGATCCTGATCTG GTCATAAGAGGTCTCATTATTgacaaagaaaaaggaaacttgGTCAAACCTGACCGTTTTGGCTACATTAAGAGGGCCATGCATGGTACCCAGATGCTTTCCACTCCTTCTGTGAG TGAAATATATGGAAGGGAATTGGTGGACCTGCGAAAAGAAAGTCGATGGGAGTTTCTTAATACCCTTTTCTCGGTTTCAGAAGCTGTCATGTTCATGCAG ATGGTCGACAAGTTAGATCAGGGGTTGGTGCCAGCTGAACTTGGACCACTGGATTACAAAGGGCTGTACAAT GCTGTTTCCAAAGCACTTTTTCGAGCACATGTAGAAGGCCAACTTAAG AGAGAAATAATGGCTGAGCCTGAGCGGTTTGTAGAGCCTGATCCAGAACTTCCTTTAGCTCTTCTTGACCAAAAAGAG GCTGGGAAAAAGTTGCTTCTTATTACTAATTCAGATTACCATTATACAAACAAAATGATGAATCATGCATTCAATCGCTTTCTTCCTAATGATGTGAGTTGGAGAGATCTTTTTGAGATG GTTATAGTCTCTGCAAGGAAGCCAGAGTTTTTCCAACTTTCACATCCACTGTATGAGGTTGTAACAGATGATGGATTGATGCGCCCCTGTTTTAAAGCAAATTCAG GTGGCCTATACTCTGGTGGCAGCGCTCAAATGGTTGAGAAGTCGCTGAACATTCATGGGGATGAGATACTATATGTTGGAGACCATATTTACACAGATGTAAGCCAATCAAAAGTTCATTTACGCTGGAGGACAGCATTAATCTGCAGAGAACTAGAAGATGAG TTTGATGCTCTGGTCCAAAGCCATGGTCAGAAAGAAAAGCTTGTGGCACTTATACAACAAAAAGAAATTGTTGGGGATCTTTTTAACCAGCTTCGCCTGGCTCAGCAGAGACGCTCTAATTCACGACCTGCACAG ACACTTGCTGCAACTTGCATGGATGATCAGGAGCTTACAGAAAGTATGCAAAAGCTGCTCATTGTTATGCAAAGATTAGATGAAAAGATTGGACCTATGCTTGAATCAGATGGAGAACTTTTTAATAAGAG GTGGGGTTGGCTTTCACGTGCTGGGCTATGGGACAAGAGTCATCTGACCAGGCAAATTGAAAA ATATGCTGATATATACACATCAAGGGTTTCAAATTTTCTACACTATACCCCATTCATGTATTTCCAATCTCAAGAACAG ACATTAGCTCATGATGCCCATTCTTATTTTCGCGAAGAAAGCATTAAAGTCCAATGA
- the LOC120706348 gene encoding 5'-nucleotidase domain-containing protein 4-like isoform X1: MADAAELVRLLRLRAAQRPSPPQRPGPSPRAQRLLRALPRRRRPPLSLRCRALDASGPAAVEGERGEEDVFEDEEESYFSVTSSGLSQVDYLGQSTRGDLNVRRERLEALGGNGESTLHGPIEEIAWKEAEEAETLLHDLGIADPFSVRHSPRGIFCTRTLNLRSISVIGYDMDYTLIHYNVMAWEGRAYDYGMDNLKSMGFPVDDLKFDPDLVIRGLIIDKEKGNLVKPDRFGYIKRAMHGTQMLSTPSVRYEIYGRELVDLRKESRWEFLNTLFSVSEAVMFMQMVDKLDQGLVPAELGPLDYKGLYNAVSKALFRAHVEGQLKREIMAEPERFVEPDPELPLALLDQKEAGKKLLLITNSDYHYTNKMMNHAFNRFLPNDVSWRDLFEMVIVSARKPEFFQLSHPLYEVVTDDGLMRPCFKANSGGLYSGGSAQMVEKSLNIHGDEILYVGDHIYTDVSQSKVHLRWRTALICRELEDEFDALVQSHGQKEKLVALIQQKEIVGDLFNQLRLAQQRRSNSRPAQTLAATCMDDQELTESMQKLLIVMQRLDEKIGPMLESDGELFNKRWGWLSRAGLWDKSHLTRQIEKYADIYTSRVSNFLHYTPFMYFQSQEQTLAHDAHSYFREESIKVQ, from the exons ATGGCGGACGCCGCGGAGCTCGtgcgcctcctccgcctccgggcCGCGCAGCGGCCGTCGCCTCCGCAGCGCCCCGGACCGTCCCCGCGGGCGCAGCGCCTTCTCAGAgctctcccccgccgccgccgccctccgctctCGCTCCGTTGCCGCGCGCTCGACGccagcgggccggcggcggtggagggggagCGTGGCGAGGAGGACGTgttcgaggacgaggaggagtcCTACTTCTCGGTCACCTCGTCGGGGCTCTCGCAGGTGGATTACCTTGGGCAGAGCACCAGGGGGGATTTGAACGTGCGGAGGGAGCGCCTCGAGGCGCTTG GTGGGAATGGCGAGTCAACACTGCATGGTCCTATTGAAGAGATTGCATGGAAAGAAGCGGAAGAAGCTGAAACATTACTTCATGACTTGGGAATTGCA GACCCATTTTCAGTAAGACACTCTCCTCGTGGAATTTTCTGCACCAGGACACTAAATCTTCGATCCATCAGTGTGATTGGCTATGATATGGATTACACATTAATTCATTACAACGTGATG GCCTGGGAAGGGCGTGCATATGATTATGGGATGGACAACCTTAAGAGCATGGGTTTCCCAGTTGACGACCTTAAATTTGATCCTGATCTG GTCATAAGAGGTCTCATTATTgacaaagaaaaaggaaacttgGTCAAACCTGACCGTTTTGGCTACATTAAGAGGGCCATGCATGGTACCCAGATGCTTTCCACTCCTTCTGTGAGGTA TGAAATATATGGAAGGGAATTGGTGGACCTGCGAAAAGAAAGTCGATGGGAGTTTCTTAATACCCTTTTCTCGGTTTCAGAAGCTGTCATGTTCATGCAG ATGGTCGACAAGTTAGATCAGGGGTTGGTGCCAGCTGAACTTGGACCACTGGATTACAAAGGGCTGTACAAT GCTGTTTCCAAAGCACTTTTTCGAGCACATGTAGAAGGCCAACTTAAG AGAGAAATAATGGCTGAGCCTGAGCGGTTTGTAGAGCCTGATCCAGAACTTCCTTTAGCTCTTCTTGACCAAAAAGAG GCTGGGAAAAAGTTGCTTCTTATTACTAATTCAGATTACCATTATACAAACAAAATGATGAATCATGCATTCAATCGCTTTCTTCCTAATGATGTGAGTTGGAGAGATCTTTTTGAGATG GTTATAGTCTCTGCAAGGAAGCCAGAGTTTTTCCAACTTTCACATCCACTGTATGAGGTTGTAACAGATGATGGATTGATGCGCCCCTGTTTTAAAGCAAATTCAG GTGGCCTATACTCTGGTGGCAGCGCTCAAATGGTTGAGAAGTCGCTGAACATTCATGGGGATGAGATACTATATGTTGGAGACCATATTTACACAGATGTAAGCCAATCAAAAGTTCATTTACGCTGGAGGACAGCATTAATCTGCAGAGAACTAGAAGATGAG TTTGATGCTCTGGTCCAAAGCCATGGTCAGAAAGAAAAGCTTGTGGCACTTATACAACAAAAAGAAATTGTTGGGGATCTTTTTAACCAGCTTCGCCTGGCTCAGCAGAGACGCTCTAATTCACGACCTGCACAG ACACTTGCTGCAACTTGCATGGATGATCAGGAGCTTACAGAAAGTATGCAAAAGCTGCTCATTGTTATGCAAAGATTAGATGAAAAGATTGGACCTATGCTTGAATCAGATGGAGAACTTTTTAATAAGAG GTGGGGTTGGCTTTCACGTGCTGGGCTATGGGACAAGAGTCATCTGACCAGGCAAATTGAAAA ATATGCTGATATATACACATCAAGGGTTTCAAATTTTCTACACTATACCCCATTCATGTATTTCCAATCTCAAGAACAG ACATTAGCTCATGATGCCCATTCTTATTTTCGCGAAGAAAGCATTAAAGTCCAATGA
- the LOC120706348 gene encoding 5'-nucleotidase domain-containing protein 4-like isoform X3 produces the protein MADAAELVRLLRLRAAQRPSPPQRPGPSPRAQRLLRALPRRRRPPLSLRCRALDASGPAAVEGERGEEDVFEDEEESYFSVTSSGLSQVDYLGQSTRGDLNVRRERLEALGGNGESTLHGPIEEIAWKEAEEAETLLHDLGIADPFSVRHSPRGIFCTRTLNLRSISVIGYDMDYTLIHYNVMAWEGRAYDYGMDNLKSMGFPVDDLKFDPDLVIRGLIIDKEKGNLVKPDRFGYIKRAMHGTQMLSTPSVRYEIYGRELVDLRKESRWEFLNTLFSVSEAVMFMQMVDKLDQGLVPAELGPLDYKGLYNAVSKALFRAHVEGQLKREIMAEPERFVEPDPELPLALLDQKEAGKKLLLITNSDYHYTNKMMNHAFNRFLPNDVSWRDLFEMVIVSARKPEFFQLSHPLYEVVTDDGLMRPCFKANSGGLYSGGSAQMVEKSLNIHGDEILYVGDHIYTDVSQSKVHLRWRTALICRELEDEFDALVQSHGQKEKLVALIQQKEIVGDLFNQLRLAQQRRSNSRPAQTLAATCMDDQELTESMQKLLIVMQRLDEKIGPMLESDGELFNKRWGWLSRAGLWDKSHLTRQIEKYADIYTSRVSNFLHYTPFMYFQSQEQDTRYCKN, from the exons ATGGCGGACGCCGCGGAGCTCGtgcgcctcctccgcctccgggcCGCGCAGCGGCCGTCGCCTCCGCAGCGCCCCGGACCGTCCCCGCGGGCGCAGCGCCTTCTCAGAgctctcccccgccgccgccgccctccgctctCGCTCCGTTGCCGCGCGCTCGACGccagcgggccggcggcggtggagggggagCGTGGCGAGGAGGACGTgttcgaggacgaggaggagtcCTACTTCTCGGTCACCTCGTCGGGGCTCTCGCAGGTGGATTACCTTGGGCAGAGCACCAGGGGGGATTTGAACGTGCGGAGGGAGCGCCTCGAGGCGCTTG GTGGGAATGGCGAGTCAACACTGCATGGTCCTATTGAAGAGATTGCATGGAAAGAAGCGGAAGAAGCTGAAACATTACTTCATGACTTGGGAATTGCA GACCCATTTTCAGTAAGACACTCTCCTCGTGGAATTTTCTGCACCAGGACACTAAATCTTCGATCCATCAGTGTGATTGGCTATGATATGGATTACACATTAATTCATTACAACGTGATG GCCTGGGAAGGGCGTGCATATGATTATGGGATGGACAACCTTAAGAGCATGGGTTTCCCAGTTGACGACCTTAAATTTGATCCTGATCTG GTCATAAGAGGTCTCATTATTgacaaagaaaaaggaaacttgGTCAAACCTGACCGTTTTGGCTACATTAAGAGGGCCATGCATGGTACCCAGATGCTTTCCACTCCTTCTGTGAGGTA TGAAATATATGGAAGGGAATTGGTGGACCTGCGAAAAGAAAGTCGATGGGAGTTTCTTAATACCCTTTTCTCGGTTTCAGAAGCTGTCATGTTCATGCAG ATGGTCGACAAGTTAGATCAGGGGTTGGTGCCAGCTGAACTTGGACCACTGGATTACAAAGGGCTGTACAAT GCTGTTTCCAAAGCACTTTTTCGAGCACATGTAGAAGGCCAACTTAAG AGAGAAATAATGGCTGAGCCTGAGCGGTTTGTAGAGCCTGATCCAGAACTTCCTTTAGCTCTTCTTGACCAAAAAGAG GCTGGGAAAAAGTTGCTTCTTATTACTAATTCAGATTACCATTATACAAACAAAATGATGAATCATGCATTCAATCGCTTTCTTCCTAATGATGTGAGTTGGAGAGATCTTTTTGAGATG GTTATAGTCTCTGCAAGGAAGCCAGAGTTTTTCCAACTTTCACATCCACTGTATGAGGTTGTAACAGATGATGGATTGATGCGCCCCTGTTTTAAAGCAAATTCAG GTGGCCTATACTCTGGTGGCAGCGCTCAAATGGTTGAGAAGTCGCTGAACATTCATGGGGATGAGATACTATATGTTGGAGACCATATTTACACAGATGTAAGCCAATCAAAAGTTCATTTACGCTGGAGGACAGCATTAATCTGCAGAGAACTAGAAGATGAG TTTGATGCTCTGGTCCAAAGCCATGGTCAGAAAGAAAAGCTTGTGGCACTTATACAACAAAAAGAAATTGTTGGGGATCTTTTTAACCAGCTTCGCCTGGCTCAGCAGAGACGCTCTAATTCACGACCTGCACAG ACACTTGCTGCAACTTGCATGGATGATCAGGAGCTTACAGAAAGTATGCAAAAGCTGCTCATTGTTATGCAAAGATTAGATGAAAAGATTGGACCTATGCTTGAATCAGATGGAGAACTTTTTAATAAGAG GTGGGGTTGGCTTTCACGTGCTGGGCTATGGGACAAGAGTCATCTGACCAGGCAAATTGAAAA ATATGCTGATATATACACATCAAGGGTTTCAAATTTTCTACACTATACCCCATTCATGTATTTCCAATCTCAAGAACAG GACACTAGATATTGTAAAAATTAA